Proteins from a single region of Paraglaciecola sp. T6c:
- the mnmA gene encoding tRNA 2-thiouridine(34) synthase MnmA has product MPYIHSLSATELASNSQKKVIVGMSGGVDSSVSAYILLQQGYQVEGLFMKNWEEDDNDEYCAAADDLKDAQAVADKLGIVLHQINFAAEYWDNVFEYFLEEYKSGRTPNPDIMCNKEIKFKAFLEFAAEELEADYIATGHYVRRREVDGHWQMLRGMDDNKDQSYFLYTLGEQHVGQTLFPIGDIEKPQVREIAQEQGLITHDKKDSTGICFIGERKFTDFLSQYLPAQPGVIETPEGQEIGQHQGLMYHTLGQRKGLMIGGMKEFGDDPWYVVDKDMARNVLIVGQGADHPRLYSNGLIANQLHWVDRTGPTSPMKCSVKTRYRQEDIACTLTPEPDGNVRVMFDEPQKAVTPGQSAVFYLNEVCLGGGIIESYIR; this is encoded by the coding sequence TATCTTGCTGCAGCAAGGCTATCAAGTTGAAGGCCTTTTCATGAAGAATTGGGAAGAAGACGACAATGATGAATATTGCGCAGCGGCTGACGATCTAAAAGACGCTCAAGCAGTTGCAGATAAGCTCGGCATAGTATTGCATCAAATTAACTTTGCGGCAGAGTACTGGGACAACGTGTTTGAATATTTCCTTGAGGAATACAAATCAGGGCGCACGCCGAATCCGGATATCATGTGCAACAAAGAAATTAAGTTTAAAGCGTTTCTTGAATTCGCCGCAGAAGAACTTGAAGCCGATTACATCGCGACTGGACATTATGTGCGCCGCCGTGAAGTGGATGGCCATTGGCAAATGCTTCGCGGTATGGATGACAACAAAGACCAAAGCTACTTTTTGTATACCTTAGGCGAACAGCATGTTGGTCAGACGTTATTCCCAATTGGTGATATAGAAAAACCACAAGTACGCGAAATTGCTCAAGAACAAGGGCTTATCACCCACGATAAAAAAGACAGCACCGGCATTTGCTTTATTGGTGAGCGTAAATTCACTGATTTTCTATCCCAGTACCTCCCTGCGCAGCCCGGCGTTATCGAAACGCCAGAAGGCCAAGAAATTGGCCAGCATCAGGGGCTGATGTATCACACCTTGGGTCAACGCAAAGGGCTAATGATAGGTGGCATGAAAGAGTTCGGTGACGATCCATGGTACGTGGTTGACAAAGACATGGCGCGTAACGTTTTGATTGTTGGACAAGGTGCAGACCACCCTCGCCTTTACTCTAACGGTTTAATCGCCAATCAATTGCACTGGGTCGACCGAACGGGACCTACCTCGCCAATGAAATGCAGTGTTAAGACACGTTATCGCCAGGAAGACATTGCCTGCACACTAACACCAGAACCTGACGGCAACGTGCGTGTTATGTTCGATGAGCCACAAAAAGCAGTGACTCCTGGGCAATCGGCCGTGTTTTACTTAAATGAAGTCTGCTTAGGTGGCGGGATAATAGAGAGCTATATTCGTTAA
- the hflD gene encoding high frequency lysogenization protein HflD, producing MQNSNKKNLNTSEIERSLALAGVCQAAALVKQVSKHGTCDEQAFKASIESIIITEPDNTEQVYGQIGNLKIGFDMLRAQLGNSATPKDTEITRYIANLLSIERKLARSAKRMNELGDRINHIKRQQLHLDLFEGQMLSNLASIYSDVVSPVTAKIQVSGDPELLKQSDNQHKVRALLLAGLRSAVLWRQLGGKRRQVLFNRQRILECAEQALAQINQSR from the coding sequence ATGCAAAACTCGAACAAGAAGAATTTAAACACCAGCGAAATAGAAAGAAGTCTGGCATTAGCAGGTGTATGCCAAGCGGCAGCATTAGTTAAACAAGTGTCTAAGCATGGAACGTGCGACGAGCAGGCATTCAAAGCGAGCATTGAAAGCATCATCATCACCGAACCAGATAATACCGAACAGGTGTATGGCCAAATCGGCAATTTAAAAATCGGATTTGACATGCTGCGTGCGCAACTAGGGAATAGCGCGACCCCAAAAGACACAGAAATTACTCGCTATATCGCTAATTTGCTGAGTATTGAGCGCAAGTTAGCCCGCTCAGCTAAGCGGATGAATGAATTGGGCGACAGAATTAATCATATAAAACGCCAACAACTTCACTTAGATTTGTTTGAAGGGCAAATGCTGTCTAATTTGGCCAGTATATACAGTGATGTTGTTAGCCCTGTTACCGCGAAAATTCAAGTATCTGGCGACCCAGAGCTGCTCAAGCAAAGTGATAATCAACATAAGGTGCGAGCTCTGTTATTAGCAGGTCTGCGCTCAGCTGTATTGTGGCGACAGCTCGGCGGTAAACGCCGACAAGTATTATTCAACCGGCAGCGCATTTTAGAGTGCGCTGAACAAGCATTAGCGCAAATTAACCAATCACGTTAG
- the purB gene encoding adenylosuccinate lyase, with protein sequence MQLSALTAVSPIDGRYAEKTAELRSIFSEFGLLKYRVQVEVRWLQKLASTASIEQVPAFSAEANTLLDNIVATFDESHAGRIKEIERTTNHDVKAVEYFLKEQVADNAELNAVNEFIHFACTSEDINNMSHALMLKEARDSIILPYSDKLISELKRLAKEYQNIPMMARTHGQPASPTTMGKEMANVAYRLERQRNQIANVAVLGKVNGAVGNYNAHLSAYPSLDWAQFAEEFVASLGVTLNPFTTQIEPHDYIAELFDAIARFNTILIDFNRDVWGYIALGHFKQRTIAGEIGSSTMPHKVNPIDFENSEGNLGLANALFGHLATKLPVSRWQRDLTDSTVLRNLGVGVGYAIIAYQATLKGISKLQVNEQSLLDELDNNWELLAEPIQTVMRRYGIEKPYEKLKELTRGKKVNQQIMAEFIDGLELPDEAKTQLKALTPSNYIGQAVELVNQI encoded by the coding sequence ATGCAGTTATCCGCATTAACCGCCGTATCCCCCATTGACGGGCGCTACGCTGAAAAAACAGCAGAATTACGCAGTATATTCAGTGAGTTCGGTTTACTAAAGTATCGGGTACAAGTTGAAGTTCGCTGGTTACAAAAGTTAGCGTCAACTGCATCTATCGAGCAAGTACCAGCCTTTAGCGCTGAGGCAAATACATTACTCGATAACATAGTGGCCACGTTTGATGAAAGCCACGCAGGGCGTATCAAAGAAATTGAGCGCACCACGAACCATGATGTTAAAGCGGTTGAATACTTTCTAAAAGAACAAGTAGCGGATAACGCAGAGCTGAATGCAGTAAATGAATTCATTCACTTTGCGTGTACCTCAGAAGACATCAACAATATGTCACACGCACTGATGCTTAAAGAAGCGCGCGATAGCATTATCTTGCCCTACAGTGACAAATTAATTAGCGAGCTTAAACGCCTTGCCAAGGAATATCAGAATATTCCGATGATGGCACGTACCCACGGTCAACCCGCTTCACCCACTACTATGGGCAAAGAAATGGCCAACGTTGCGTATCGTCTAGAGCGCCAGCGTAACCAAATTGCCAATGTCGCGGTGCTCGGTAAAGTAAACGGCGCCGTAGGTAACTATAACGCGCATTTATCCGCGTACCCTAGTCTTGATTGGGCGCAGTTTGCAGAAGAGTTCGTGGCTAGCTTAGGCGTGACATTGAACCCTTTCACCACGCAAATTGAACCCCATGATTATATCGCTGAATTATTCGATGCCATTGCACGTTTCAACACCATATTGATTGATTTTAACCGTGATGTTTGGGGTTATATTGCATTAGGTCACTTTAAGCAAAGAACCATCGCGGGGGAAATTGGCTCTTCCACTATGCCCCATAAAGTGAATCCTATCGATTTTGAAAACTCAGAAGGTAATTTGGGCTTAGCCAACGCTTTGTTTGGTCACTTAGCCACTAAACTTCCTGTATCTCGCTGGCAGCGCGATCTAACTGACTCAACGGTGCTACGAAACTTAGGTGTTGGTGTGGGTTATGCCATCATTGCCTACCAAGCCACCCTGAAAGGGATCAGCAAGCTACAAGTGAATGAGCAGAGTTTACTGGATGAATTAGACAACAACTGGGAATTACTCGCAGAGCCGATTCAAACCGTTATGCGTCGTTATGGCATTGAAAAGCCATATGAAAAACTCAAAGAATTAACCCGTGGCAAGAAAGTAAATCAGCAAATCATGGCTGAGTTTATCGATGGACTCGAATTGCCAGACGAAGCGAAAACGCAGCTCAAAGCACTGACGCCTTCCAATTACATCGGCCAAGCTGTTGAGCTTGTAAACCAGATTTAA
- a CDS encoding adenylate/guanylate cyclase domain-containing protein, whose protein sequence is MVTQLLHAWIWCGIPQNTTADINPTRISNIISLMVIFVLLLQVPIIVYYWHFGGGYKITLVVSHGALFCLVPLLNRTGLQREAKFILVGLFISYIAWSSVIWQANVNVHYYLLLGVFICPFIFNAQTIAMWVCIESHVVVFLLIDGYYIWQVNPQYLSEYHQVASFSSAVFLALSCTLASMHVGRNMTRTQQKLFMANQRSEALLLNILPRPIAQRLKTVQGKIADQYDQVSICFLDLENFSLLVKTLKAQALVDLLDDVFSQFDRLSEHHGLEKIKTIGDGYMAAAGVPDINNAHAVQCCAYALAVKDAFSALQHKYHLTTGLRIGIGSGEVVAGVIGRSKFCYDLWGEAVTLAARMESHGRTDQIQVTQSTYEMAKHKYCFEPRGEVKIKGLGQIKTYWLLGEIE, encoded by the coding sequence ATGGTCACTCAATTATTGCACGCATGGATTTGGTGTGGCATTCCTCAAAATACAACGGCTGATATTAACCCAACGCGGATAAGCAATATCATCAGCCTAATGGTGATATTTGTACTTTTGTTGCAAGTGCCCATTATTGTTTATTATTGGCACTTCGGTGGCGGATATAAAATAACCTTAGTCGTAAGTCATGGTGCGCTTTTTTGTCTCGTTCCCCTTCTGAATCGTACGGGCTTGCAACGCGAGGCAAAATTCATCTTGGTTGGTCTATTTATCAGCTACATCGCGTGGTCAAGTGTTATCTGGCAAGCTAATGTGAACGTACATTACTATTTACTGTTGGGCGTGTTCATTTGCCCTTTTATCTTTAACGCCCAAACTATCGCCATGTGGGTATGTATCGAGTCTCACGTCGTTGTTTTTCTTTTGATTGATGGATATTACATTTGGCAAGTTAACCCGCAATATTTATCTGAATACCATCAGGTCGCCAGTTTTTCCAGTGCCGTTTTTCTCGCCTTATCCTGCACCTTAGCCAGTATGCATGTTGGACGAAATATGACGCGAACTCAGCAAAAGCTTTTCATGGCCAATCAACGCTCAGAGGCACTACTGCTTAATATTTTGCCGCGCCCCATCGCCCAGCGCTTAAAAACCGTACAAGGTAAAATCGCTGACCAATATGATCAAGTCTCAATATGCTTTCTCGATCTCGAAAATTTCAGCTTGCTCGTAAAAACACTTAAGGCGCAAGCGTTGGTCGACTTACTCGACGACGTTTTTAGTCAATTCGATCGATTAAGTGAACATCATGGATTGGAAAAAATAAAGACCATTGGCGATGGCTACATGGCAGCAGCTGGTGTGCCTGACATCAACAACGCCCATGCGGTGCAATGTTGCGCTTATGCGTTAGCGGTAAAAGACGCCTTTAGCGCACTACAACATAAATATCACTTAACCACTGGGCTACGTATTGGTATTGGCTCAGGGGAAGTCGTAGCAGGCGTTATTGGTCGCAGCAAATTCTGTTACGATTTGTGGGGTGAAGCTGTTACCCTAGCGGCCAGAATGGAAAGCCACGGTCGAACCGACCAGATTCAAGTGACCCAGTCTACCTACGAAATGGCAAAGCATAAATATTGTTTCGAGCCACGAGGTGAAGTCAAGATCAAAGGATTGGGGCAAATTAAAACCTATTGGTTGCTTGGGGAAATTGAATAA
- a CDS encoding cupin domain-containing protein, producing MYVFDNFDPTLFLDSHWQKRPVVFKGAFSQFVDPLDENELAGLAQDPRIDSRIVSSENANWHVQHGPISDFEHACQGSWSLLVQSVDQHVDEADALIRMFNFIPYWRLDDLMVSFSNTGAGVGPHLDQYDVFIIQGKGSRRWQAGKRGEYSTYHPHPDLSQIQGFTPIIDEVLHSGDMLYIPAGCPHNGVALEDCMNYSVGFRAPTQQDLLSSLADYSIDLGIFKKRYQDKGLTPRFDPSELAQEEIHSFRNMLHDAIDSPDFTRWLTSHFSDTQLNQGYDEQHNPDYSLQEILVLFQQQTVFERQPGIRPIYLAQSDENTSLEFFIEGQAFFAPPEHAQAVRAFLQSASWQFDLHSDKGTAVTINHFWVQLISELVNAGAWLPQEEMF from the coding sequence ATGTACGTATTTGATAACTTTGATCCAACACTATTTTTAGACTCTCACTGGCAAAAACGCCCAGTCGTGTTTAAAGGGGCATTTTCGCAATTTGTAGACCCTCTTGATGAAAATGAGCTCGCGGGCTTAGCCCAAGACCCAAGGATAGATTCGCGAATAGTGTCATCTGAAAATGCCAACTGGCACGTTCAACACGGGCCAATCAGTGACTTCGAACATGCCTGCCAAGGTAGCTGGAGTCTGTTAGTACAAAGTGTTGATCAACATGTTGATGAAGCTGACGCCCTTATTCGCATGTTTAATTTTATCCCCTACTGGCGCTTAGACGATCTAATGGTGAGCTTTTCCAATACCGGGGCCGGCGTAGGTCCTCATTTGGACCAATACGATGTATTTATTATTCAAGGTAAAGGCAGCAGGCGCTGGCAAGCGGGTAAACGAGGCGAGTATTCAACTTACCACCCCCATCCAGATCTCAGTCAAATACAGGGATTTACCCCTATCATAGATGAGGTACTGCATTCGGGAGATATGCTATATATCCCGGCAGGTTGCCCACATAATGGTGTCGCATTAGAAGACTGCATGAATTATTCAGTAGGCTTTCGCGCGCCGACCCAACAAGATTTACTCTCGTCACTAGCGGATTACAGTATCGATTTAGGCATATTTAAAAAACGCTACCAAGACAAAGGATTAACCCCTAGATTTGATCCCAGTGAATTAGCACAAGAGGAAATACATAGTTTCCGGAATATGCTGCATGACGCTATCGACTCCCCTGATTTCACGCGTTGGCTGACTTCTCACTTCAGTGATACTCAACTAAATCAGGGTTACGATGAGCAACACAACCCAGATTATTCTTTACAAGAAATATTAGTATTATTCCAACAGCAAACAGTGTTTGAGCGTCAACCTGGCATACGCCCTATTTACTTAGCGCAATCGGATGAGAACACATCATTGGAGTTCTTTATTGAAGGCCAAGCATTTTTTGCTCCACCGGAGCATGCTCAAGCAGTGCGAGCATTTCTTCAATCGGCTTCGTGGCAATTTGATTTGCACAGTGATAAGGGCACCGCTGTCACGATCAATCACTTTTGGGTACAGCTTATAAGCGAATTGGTTAACGCTGGCGCCTGGTTACCTCAAGAAGAAATGTTTTAG
- a CDS encoding DUF6279 family lipoprotein, translating to MNKLILVVFTLGMLLTGCSSKFAYNNIDWLMYWYIDDYVELDKSQKSLLDNHVEQWMHWHRQDELSEYKAHLQTVYQQVSAGHVNKAQWLNHFEEGKQHWVRFRDHVSPELVNLAPKLTDEQVNDLFAQIQKQNEERIEKRADRTFDERLEKNIEDTQDNVKEFIGKLSKAQKEIVVNYADDFKSSFDLWMDYRQRIQQAAYDMLLNSRHEEDFTSRFLALLSHPEQYQSDELMAISAHNNQVYASMLEALGQSLSPKQKKKALNEIDDLIEDISDLQED from the coding sequence ATGAATAAATTAATTTTAGTCGTTTTTACCCTTGGTATGCTACTTACAGGGTGTAGCTCAAAGTTCGCTTATAACAATATAGATTGGCTAATGTATTGGTACATAGACGACTACGTGGAGCTGGATAAAAGTCAGAAATCACTTTTAGATAACCACGTTGAACAATGGATGCATTGGCATCGTCAAGACGAACTGAGTGAGTATAAAGCGCACCTACAAACGGTTTATCAACAGGTTTCTGCGGGGCATGTTAACAAGGCCCAGTGGTTGAATCATTTTGAAGAAGGCAAACAGCATTGGGTACGCTTTAGAGATCATGTTAGTCCTGAACTTGTTAATTTAGCCCCAAAATTAACCGATGAACAAGTCAACGATCTGTTTGCTCAAATACAGAAGCAAAATGAAGAGCGCATTGAAAAACGCGCGGATCGCACATTTGACGAACGATTAGAAAAGAACATTGAAGATACTCAGGATAACGTTAAAGAGTTCATAGGAAAGCTAAGCAAAGCACAAAAAGAGATAGTGGTGAATTACGCTGATGACTTTAAAAGTAGCTTTGATTTATGGATGGATTATCGTCAACGTATCCAGCAGGCTGCCTACGATATGTTACTCAACTCGCGCCATGAAGAAGACTTTACGTCGCGCTTTTTAGCGCTTTTGTCCCACCCTGAGCAATACCAAAGTGACGAACTGATGGCTATATCAGCCCATAACAATCAAGTGTACGCATCGATGCTTGAGGCATTAGGCCAATCGCTAAGCCCAAAGCAAAAGAAAAAGGCCCTCAATGAAATCGACGATTTAATTGAGGACATAAGCGACTTGCAAGAAGATTGA